One window of the Benincasa hispida cultivar B227 chromosome 3, ASM972705v1, whole genome shotgun sequence genome contains the following:
- the LOC120072509 gene encoding pyruvate dehydrogenase (acetyl-transferring) kinase, mitochondrial-like codes for MAAKKLRETFSKSLIDDVQKWGCMKQTGVSLRYMMEFGSKPTAKNLLISAQFLHKELPIRIARRAIELENLPYGLSVKPAVLKVRDWYLDSFRDLRSFPEIKNSDDEKEFTQMIKAIKVRHNNVVPMMALGVQQLKKGLCLNSIGYQDLHEIHQFLDRFYMSRIGIRMLIGQHVELHNPNPPPDCVGYIHTKMSPVKVAESASEDARAICLREYGSAPNIKIYGDPSFTFPYVPTHLHLMVFELVKNSLRAVQERFMDSDKVAPPVRIIVADGIEDVTIKVSDEGGGIPRSGLPKIFTYLYTTAKNPLDEHPDLGTADLVTMAGYGYGLPISRLYARYFGGDLQVISMEGYGTDAYLHLSRLGDSQEPLP; via the exons ATGGCGGCTAAGAAACTCCGTGAGACCTTCTCCAAGAGCCTGATCGACGACGTCCAGAAATGGGGTTGTATGAAACAGACTGGGGTTAGCTTGAGATACATGATGGAGTTTGGTTCGAAGCCTACTGCCAAGAATTTGCTCATTTCTGCTCAGTTTCTTCACAAGGAGCTTCCAATTCGGATTGCTAGAAGAGCTATTGAACTCGAGAATCTTCCTTATGGTCTCTCTGTTAAACCTGCTGTTTTGAAG GTACGTGATTGGTATTTGGATTCTTTCCGTGACCTTCGGTCCTTCCCTGAGATAAAGAATTCAGATGATGAAAAGGAGTTTACACAAATGATAAAGGCAATTAAGGTGAGACACAACAACGTGGTTCCAATGATGGCTTTAGGCGTTCAACAGCTGAAGAAAGGCCTATGTCTGAATAGTATTGGTTATCAAGATCTTCATGAGATTCATCAGTTTTTGGATCGCTTCTACATGTCAAGAATTGGGATTCGCATGCTCATTG GGCAGCATGTGGAATTACACAATCCCAATCCCCCTCCTGACTGTGTAGGATATATACACACAAAAATGTCTCCTGTGAAGGTTGCGGAGAGTGCCAGTGAGGATGCTCGTGCAATCTGTTTACGTGAGTATGGCAGTGCCCCCAATATCAAAATCTATGGAGATCCGAGTTTTACATTTCC TTATGTTCCAACACATTTGCATCTTATGGTCTTTGAGTTGGTGAAGAACTCATTACGTGCCGTGCAAGAGCGTTTTATGGATTCTGATAAAGTTGCTCCTCCAGTTAGAATCATAGTTGCTGATGGAATTGAGGATGTCACTATTAAG GTATCAGACGAAGGTGGTGGCATACCCCGAAGCGGCCTTCCCAAAATTTTCACTTACCTCTACACCACTGCCAAAAACCCTCTGGACGAACATCCAGATCTGGGAACAGCGGATTTGGTGACAATGGCTGGATATGGTTATGGCCTTCCGATAAGCCGTCTGTATGCTCGCTATTTTGGCGGGGATCTGCAAGTGATCTCCATGGAAGGATATG GAACAGATGCATATCTTCACCTGTCTCGTCTGGGGGATTCACAAGAACCTCTGCCATGA